CAAATAATAACAGTTAAAAAGAAAAAGAAAACTGCCGAAGGTGGTTGCTAAATTTAACAGTTAAAAAAATATATAACGGATGAAAGAGTTAGAAAAAATAAAACGAATATCAATTGCTTCAACACTTTTTATATTAGCTATATTAATTGGTCTTCTTACATACAAAAGACCAAAGAACACATATAAGTATAATTCTAAAAGCACACTCGAAAAATTATCAAGCCAAAATTACTTTGTAAACCTAAATGATATTAATAATCAAAATCATGTATTAGTTGATATAAGAAGTGCATACGAATTTGATAAAGGTCATTTAACAAATGCTGTAAACATTCATACTCCAGATCTTTTAGATGAAAAAAATTTAAACATCTTTAAAGAATTAAAAAACACCAATAAAACAGCCATTCTATATGGGAATAATCCCCATGAAGTTAATATGCCTTTTTTACTTCTCTACCAATTAGGCTATGATAATATAAAATTATTGACTGCTGAAAATAGTTATGTTCAAAATAAATTAATCACAAAAAATAGTGATATTGAGAAATCTAAAGCTGATGTGACTGCTTTTATAAATGCATCTAAAAAAAATGGAAATGTTAATACTGTAATACAGAATCATACTCCTAAAAAAACAATTACAGTTAGAAAGAAAAAGAAAAAAACGACTGAAGGCGGTTGTTAATCAAAAAGAACTCCTCGACTTTTAGCGTCGAGGTATCTATTAAAATTGTCATTGCCGAGAAATCGGGAATCTAAATACACCTTCAAAAACTAGTAGATATCAGAAGTTATTTTATATAGAATTCGTTATATTTGCAAATACATAACGATATTTAAATGATTTCCGTAGAAGATGCTATTCATTTAGTTAAAAAGAACACCAAACCGCTTTTAAAAGAGGCTATAAAACCTGTTGAAAAAGCTGGAGGCTACATACTATTTAAAGATGTCTATTCACCAATTAACATGCCTCCTTTCAGACAATCGGCAATGGATGGCTATGCGTTGAATTTGCATGATAATTTAAGCTACTCTTTGATTGATGAAGTGAAAGCTGGAGATAACCATCAACCCATTTTAAAAAAGGGAGAAGCCGTTAGAATTTTTACGGGTGCACCTGTCCCAGATACTGCAAATGCTATTATGATGCAGGAAAAAGTTAACAATGATGGTGATAAAATAACAATTGAGCATAGTATAAACCAAGAAACAAATATTAGACCACTTGGTGAGCAAGTTAAAGCAGGAGACATCGCTTTAAAAAAAGGAACAAAACTAACACCAGCAGCCATAGGTTATTTAACGTCACTAGGAATAACAACCGTTTCTGTTTTCAAAAAACCATTAATTGCATTAGTAACCACAGGAAATGAATTGGTAAAAGCAGGACAACCTTTAAATTATGGTCAGATTTACGAAAGCAATTCTACAATGCTTCAAAATGCCTTATATAATTTAAAGTTTTATGATATTTCTCTACACAAAGTTGAGGATGATTATGAAAAAACAAAATCGAAACTTCAAACAGTTATAAATGAAAATGATTTGGTTATTGTAACTGGTGGTATTTCGGTTGGTGATTACGATTTTGTTGGAAAATCACTTATTGAATTAAACACTGAAAATATCTTTTATAAAGTAAAGCAAAAACCAGGAAAGCCTCTTTTCTTTGGAAAAAAAGACAACACGCTCATTTTTGCTCTACCAGGAAATCCTGCTGCGGCACTTAGTTGTTTTTATGTTTATGTGAATATCGCATTGCAAAAAATGATGAATAGAGACGTTATCGAATTACCTCGTATTAAAGCAAAATCGTTATCAAACTTTGAAAAGAAAGGCGATAGACCCCAATTTTTAAAAGCGATTTATAATGCTAACAATGTTGAAATTTTAGAAGGACAAAATTCATCCATGCTACAAACATTTGCGCTTTCAAACGCATTGGTTTTTATACCTGGAACCGTTTCTAATATTTCTATTAATGACAACGTAGAGGTTATTTTACTTCCATCTTAAAATAAGGTTATGAACTATAAAATTAAAAGTAGAGTTTGGATTGAACATGATAATCATGTGCTTTTAGGTGAAGGCAGGGTTCAATTATTAAAAGCTATTGAAGCAACTGGTTCACTTTCTAAAGCAGCAAAATCATTAAATCTATCCTATAAAAAAGCTTGGAACCTTATAGACTCTGTAAATAAATCAGCTAAAAAGCCAGTAACTTTAAATAGTACTGGTGGCAAAGGTGGCGGTGGTGCCGAATTAACAGATTATGGCAAATCTTTAATTAAAGTTTTTGACGACATCAACAAAAATTGTTGGAACTTTTTAGATAAACAATTGGAAAAAATAGAAGCGCTTTAAATGTTAGAAAACCAATACATATACGCCTTTCTATTCATCCTGCCAATAATCTCATTTTTGTATTCTAGCGTAGGTCATGGAGGTGCTAGTGGTTATTTGGCGCTTATGGCTTTGTTTTCGTTTGCACCTGAAACCATGAAACCCACTGCCCTACTTCTTAATTTATTTGTTGCAGGCATTTCGTTTTATTATTATTACAAAGAAGGGTTTTTCAATAAAAAGCTATTTTTTGCATTTGCAATGACTTCAATTCCATTTGCCTTTTTAGGAGGTACGATTGAAATTGACGCTTCTATTTATAAAAAAATATTAGCCGTTTTATTGGTATTTGCCATTTTAAAAATGCTGAATGTTTTCGGAAAAGAAAAGGACACTATAAAAGATATCAAACTTTGGCAAGGTTTAATTGTTGGCGGTATTATTGGTTTTTTCTCAGGGCTTATAGGTATTGGAGGCGGTATCATTTTAACACCAATTATATTATTGCTGCATTGGGGTAAAATGAAAGAAGCCGCAGCCGTTTCAGCATTATTTATCTGGGTAAATTCTGCTTCAGGACTTATCGGACAATTAAGTAGCGGTGTTGTTTTAGAAAAAGAATCATTTTTATTAGTTGCTATTGCGCTTATCGGTGGCATTTTTGGAGGCTATTATGGCAGTAAAAAGATAAACAACAAAAAGCTTCGCTACATTTTGGCTTTTGTATTAACCATAGCCTGCTTTAAATTATTTTTCACATAAAATGTTAGACAAAAAAAACATAACTGGTATTATTTTGGCGGGTGGAAAAAGTACTCGTATGGGAACGGATAAAGGTTTTCTGTTATTAAACGAAAAGCCTTTTACACAATATAGCATTGATGCAATAAAACCTCTAGTATCTGAAATCTTAATTGTTTCAGATAATCCTGATTATGATGTATTCGGATTTAAACGCATAAGCGATATTACAAAAAATGCAGGACCAGTTGCAGGCATTTATTCTGGATTAGAAGCTTCTTCAACTGAATATAATTTAATTTTAAGCTGCGATATTCCTTTGATTACATCAGATATATTAAAAAAATTAATTAAAGCTATAGATGATACTTCCGAAGTCATTCAAATTGAAAGCAATGGTAAATCAATGCCCCTTATTGCATTATATAAAAAACAATGTAAAAATATTTTTGGTGAGCTATTAAAAACCGATGAAAGACGTTTACGAATTGCCGTCAACACATGCAAAACAAAAAATATAGTATTAGAATTAGAGCATGATATATTTACAATGAATGTGAATACACAAAACCAATTAAAAGCGATTGAAGATGTATATAACCGTTAAATATTTTGGACAAATAGCCGAAATAACACAACAAGATGAAGAATCTTTAGAGTTTTCTGGGCATTTAATTTCTGAATTACTAGAGCTTTTATATTCAAAATATAGCAGTTTAAAAACTAAGGATTTTCAAATTGCACAAAACCAGGAATTAGTAACTATTGAAACGGAATTAACTGGAGCAGAATTAGCACTCTTACCTCCTTTTGCTGGAGGGTAAAATATCCTGCAAGGTTTTTTTTGACCTTGAAGGTATCTAGGAGAAGTATAAAAAAAAGACCTACCAAGGTTATGGAAACCTTGCAGGATTAGTAAACATCAAAAATAGAAATGGTAGGATGAGATTCCTGCCTTAGCAAGAATGACAAACAGATACAACAGACATATCATTTTATCAGAAATAGGACAAGAAGGTCAAAATAAACTTTCCGACGCCAAAGTATTAGTTATTGGTGCTGGCGGTTTGGGCTGCCCTGTTTTACAATATTTAACAGCCGCTGGTATTGGCACTATTGGAATTGTTGATTTCGATGTAGTGGATATTTCAAACCTACAACGTCAAGTATTATTTGGAACATCATCATTAGAAAAAAATAAAGCAGAAGCGGCAAAAGAACGTTTAAAAGATTTAAACGACAGTATTTCAATTATCGCTTATGCGGAAAAACTAACGCACCAAAATGCCATTAATTTATTTAATCAATATGATATTATTGTTGATGGCTCTGATAATTTTGACACGCGCTATCTGGTAAACGATACATGTATTATTACAAACAAACCGTTAGTTTTTGGATCCATTTATAAATTTGAAGGTCAGGTTTCTGTTTTTAACTATAATAACGGTCCTAGTTACCGATGCCTATTTCCAAATCCACCAGAAAAAGGAACGGTTCCTAATTGTTCCGAAATTGGTGTTTTAGGTGTACTTCCCGGTATTATTGGTAGCATGCAAGCCAATGAAGTTTTAAAAATTATTTTAGGTATTGGCAACGCACTTTCAGGTAAATTACTTTGCTATAATGCATTGACGCTTCATAATTCAATATTAAAAATTAATAGAAACGAAGACGTTATTCAATCTGTTTTAAAAGACAAAGATAATTTTCATAAAAAACAGATGGAATTTAATTGTGAAATAGAGGTTATTCCTATATCAATTAAAGGTATTTTATTTGAAGAAAACATTCAATTTATTGATGTTAGAGAAACACATGAACAACCAAAAATTAAAAATTTCGAAGTCACAAATATTCCATTAAGTACATTGGAAAATAATATAGATAAAATCGATACAGCAAAAAAGAAAGCTATTTTTTGTCAATCAGGAATACGAAGTAAACAAGCTGTTTCAATTTTAAACAAACTAAATATTTCTAATTGCTTCAGCCTAAAGGAAGGTGCTGTAGAAATACTCAAATTAACACATAATTATAAAGGTAAAACAGACCTGACAGGTTTTAAAAACCTATAGATCTAAAAAAAAGACAAATGACAAATAAAAAACCTAAAAGCGTATTTAAACAAGGTGCTATTTCTTCAGAATTTATTGGAGAATCTATTGCAAAACACCAAACTAAAACAAGTATTGGCGCGCACAATATATTTTTAGGACAAGTAAGAGCGGATATTATTGACAACAAAACGGTTTCTGCCATAGAATATACAGCTTATGAAGATATGGCAAATGTAAAGTTTCACGAGATTAGAGAAGCAGCTTTTGAGAAATTCGAACTCACTTGTATGCATATTTATCATAGTTTAGGAATGGTTAAAGCTGGTGAAATTTGTTTATTCGTATTTGTATCATCCCCTAGAAGAAAAGTCGTTTTTAAAGCATTAGAATATATTGTTGAAGCCATAAAAGCAGATGTTCCTGTTTTTGGAAAAGAATTATTTGAAGATGATACACACCAATGGAAAGTAAACAATTGATTAATGACTATTGAATATTTATTATTTAAGGCTCCATGAAAGAACAACTAAAAAAACGGACTAAAATTTTCGCCCACAACTGTGTAAAATTAACGCAATCGCTTCCTAACGCATATCTTTCAAATCATATTAAAAGTCAATTAATTAGATGTTCTACTTCTGTTGCAGCAAATTATCGAGCTACATGTATTGCTCAATCTAAACCTAGTTTCACTGCAAAAATCAGTATTGTTATTGAAGAAGTCGATGAATCAAACTTTTGGTTAGAGTTTGCCTTAGATGAAAATATAATTGAGAAACATCAAATAGAAAATCTAATGAAAGAATCTAGCGAATTAACAGCAATATTTATGGCTTCAAGAAAAACAGCAAGCCGGAAATAATCAATAGAAAATAATAAATATTCAATTTAAAATGGTCGATATCACACATAAAAGTACAACACTAAGAACCGCAGTAGCACAAGCCGTTGTAAAAGTTAGTAAACTAGAAACAATTACTGCCATACAAAATGATACCGTTCCCAAGGGCAACGTATTTGCTATGAGTAAAGCAGCAGGATTGTTAGGTGTAAAACGCACACCAGATATTTTACCTGATTGTCACCCCTTGCCTATTGAATTTACAGGTGTTGAATATGACATAAACGGATTAGAAATCACCGTACTTTTTACCGTAAAAACCATCTACAAAACAGGCGTAGAAGTTGAAGCCATGCATGGTGCTAGCGTTGTAGCTTTAAATATGTATGATATGCTAAAACCTATTGATAAAGGCATAGAAATTCACGCGATAAAACTGCTGAATAAAAAAGGCGGAAAATCGGACTTTAGAGATAAATTCAGAAAAGATTTAACAGCCGTAGTTATTGTTTGTTCTGATACAATTTCGGCAGGACATAAAGAAGATAAAGCAGGAAAAGCTATTATTGAAAAATTAGAATCTTGTGATGTAAAAATCACCGATTACATTATTATTCCTGATGAAATAAAGGATATCCAAGAGAAAGCAAAAAGCTATCAAGAAGCTGGTGTCGATTTAATAATTTATACAGGTGGCACAGGACTTTCTGGACGCGATGTAACTCCAGAAGCTTTATTGCCTTTATTAGACCGAAGAATCCCAGGAATAGAAGAAGCCATCCGTAATTACGGACAAGACAGAACGCCATTTTCTATGCTTTCTAGAAGTGTGGCAGGAACTATAAAAGACACCTTGATATTGGCTTTGCCAGGATCAACCAATGGTGCTAAAGAATCCATGGATGCTATATTTCCATCGGTATTACATATTTTTAGAATTTTAAAAGGTGCGAGACACGATTAAATGGATAATAACAAAAACATATTACAAGATAATTTTGGTAGAGACCACGCCTACCTACGTATTTCATTAATTGAACGCTGCAATTTACGCTGTTCTTATTGTATGCCAGAAGAAGGCGTGCAACTCTCTCCTAAAAGTCATTTAATGACTTACGAGGAAATATATGATATTGCAAAAACCTTTGTAAAACATGGTGTTACTAAAATAAGATTAACAGGTGGCGAACCTTTAATTAGAAAAGATATTCCAATTATTTTAGAAAAATTGGCCACGCTTCCTGTAGAATTATCTATAACGTCTAATGCTGTTATTATTGATAAATTTATTGATATACTAAAAGCTAATAAGGTTAAAAGTATTAACGTGAGTTTAGATTCCTTAGATAAAGAAAAATTTAAACATATTACGCGTCGCGATCAATTTGAAAAAGTTTACAACAATATTTTATTATTAGTAAAAGAAGGTTTCAAAGTAAAATTGAATGCTGTTTTAATGAAAGACTTTAATGATAACGAAATTATTGATTTTATCAACTTCACAAAAGATTTACCAATTTCAGTTCGGTTTATTGAATTCATGCCTTTTGATGGTAATAAATGGGATATGAGCAAAATGGTGTCTTATGCTGAAGTTATGCAGTATGTAAATGCAGCTTTTTCCGAAACGCAAATTGAACGCCTACAAGATGCGCCTAATGACACCTCCAAAAACTATAAAATAAAAGACTACACTGGTAGCTTTGCTATTATAAGTTCGGTTACCAATCCGTTTTGTGATTCTTGCAATAGGTTGCGATTAACTGCTAACGGACAACTAAAAAACTGTTTATTTTCATCTGGAGAATCAGATTTGCTAACCACACTCCGCGCAGGAAAATCTATTGAACCTGTTATTCAAAAAGCAGTTCAAGCAAAATTTAAAATCCGTGGTGGCATGAATACTATTGAAAAACTTCAAGAACCTAAACTACATAGCAAAAATAGAAGCATGATTACGATTGGAGGGTAAAAGGTTAAAATCATTAATTTCTATCTATAGAGAACTTAAATCTAACTTAGTCGTGCATTTTCCCTTTTTAATGGCTATATAACTATGAACGTTACCAAGTTCAGATATTAATGAAAGTTTAGTTTGTACAAATATTTCGTAAGCATCAATATCGGCAAGTACAATTTTTAATAAAAAATCAAAATTTCCAGACACTTGATAACACTCTGTAACTTCCTTAAAATCATTAACTTGATTTAAAAATTTTTGCAAGTAACTACGTGTATGACCTTTCAATTTAACCCCAATAAATATAGTTTGCTTTAAACCAATTTTCCGTTCATTTAATAAAGCAACATACTTATCAATATACCCTTCTTTCTCTAACTTTTTAATTCTTTCAAAAACTGGAGTTGGAGAAAGATTTAATCTTTCAGCTAACTTTTTTGTTGTAATTCTACAATCGTTTTGTAAAATCTCTAATATTTTCAAATCTATTTTGTCTAATCTCGTCTTCATTTAGATAAATATTATGTTAAACAAATATGCTAATTATCAACTAAAGAATAAAAATACATAAAAAACATTATAAATAGATAAATAAACCAAATACTAAACATATAACAGTGAAAAATAACATTTTATGTTGATTGTATATAAATTTGTTAGGGAACAGAATTAATTTTCACACTTAAATTTACCAATGAAAACTATTTCGAAAAGCATAAAATCTCTATTCAAACCTTATTTAACAGTTAAAAACGGTTATAAAGGAGGAAAAGGAATTTCTTCTACAAAAGAAAATCAAAAAACATATAAACTTTCCTCTAATGAAAATCCTATTGGAACTTCTCCTCGTGCTTTACAAGCTATTAAAAATGCATTAAACGATTTACATTTATATCCTGATGCTACAGATATTCGCTTAAGAGAAGAGCTCGTAAAGTCATACAATTACCAATTGGATATAAATCAATTTATTTGTGCTTCAAGCGGATCGGAACTAATAGATTTAATCATTAGAGCCTTCATTAGAGAAGGAGATGAAGTTATTGTCTCTACACCTTGTTTTGTTCCTTATAAAATGTTTTCTACTTGGTCTGGAGCAACCGTTATTGATGTCCCTCTAATTAAAGAAAACTATGCATTAGATGTAAATAATATTATTAACGCCGTTACAAATAAAACTAGAATTATATTTTTAACAAGCCCCAATAACCCAACAGGTTCATACATTTCAAAAAATAAATTTGAATCTTTAATGCAACAACTACCTCCTAATGTTGTGGTTGTTTTTGATGAAGTATATTGGCATTTTGCAGATGCGGAAAATTATGTAAGAGCTTTAAATTATGTTTCAAAATATCCAAATTTAATAGCTATTAATAGCTTTTCAAAAACCTATGGTTTGGCTTCGTTAAGAGTAGGGTATTCATATATGAATATTGAAGTCGCAGCTTATTTAAGACAAATTTGCAAACCTTTTTTAATTACAAAACTATCCTTAGAAGCGGCTATTGCTTCATTAACTGATTTTTCATTTATTAAACAAACTGTTGATACTATTCAATCGGAAAAAATCTATTTAGAAGAACAATTTGATAAACTTGGAATTCAATATTATCCTACTCAAGCCAATTTTTATTTAATAACACCACCAACTACAAGTAATGAATTTGTTCATTTTTTAGCACAAGAAGGGATTGCAATTCGTCCTGTAGACAATTTTGGAGCAGTTGGAAAAGTAAGAATTTCAATTGGAACTAGAGACGCTAATGAAGCATTAGTTAAAGCTTTAAAAAAGCTAAAAATAGTTTCACTTAACTAAAATATATAAATATTAACTAAATAATATACTTATGGCACGTTATCATACTTTAGGGAAGATTCCAAAAAAGCGTCATACTGCTTTTGCAAAAAGCGAAGGAGGTTTGTATCAAGAAGAGCTTTTTGGAACCGCTGGCTTTACAGGAATTTCTTCATTGTTGTATCATATACATCCTCCAACAGTAGTTTCTGAAATCAGAGATTTAGGCTCAATAGCACCAACAATAGCTATTGAAAAAAATATGAAAGCGCTAAGTTTTAAAGGATTTTCTATAAAACCAGAAAAGGATTATTTAGAAAGCAGAAAAACTTTGTTTGTTAACGCCGATTTACATATTGGACTAGCTGCACCCATAGAGTTTTCAAAAGAATATTTCTATAAAAACGCTGATGCTGATGAAATGTTATTTATACATAAAGGCTCAGGAAAGTTAAAAACGTGTTACGGTTTAATTGATTTTAAATATGGTGATTATGTAATAATTCCTAAAGGTGTCATTTATCAAATAGATTTTGATTCTGAAGAAAACAGAATTTTGTATGTAGAATCTTTTGAGCCTATAGTTACTCCAAAAAGATACCGAAACAATTTTGGGCAATTATTAGAACACGCACCTTTTTGTGAACGTGATTTTAAATTGCCAAATAACCTAGAAACTTTTGATGAAAAAGGGGCGTTTAAAATTAAGGTAAAAAAACAAGGAAATATGTGGGAGTACATATATAAAAATCATCCTTTTGACGTCGTTGGATGGGACGGCTTTCATTATCCATTTGCCTTTTCTATTCACGATTTCGAACCTATTACTGGCAGAATTCACATGCCACCTCCAATACATCAAACGTGGGAATCTGCGGGGTTTGTAGTATGCAGCTTTGTACCGAGGTTATACGATTATCATCCAAAATCAATTCCAGCACCATACCATCATTCCAATATAGATTCTGATGAATTATTGTATTACGTTGATGGCGATTTTATGAGTAGAAACAACATTGAATTAGGACAACTAACATTACATCCAGGCGGTGTGCCACACGGACCTCATCCTGGAGCTATAGAAAGAAGTATTGGTAAAAAAGAAACTCAGGAACTAGCTGTCATGATAGATCCTTTTAAACCTTTATCAATTACTGAAGAAGCATTAAAACTCAAAGTAGAAAATTATTATAAATCTTGGAATACAAATAATTAAAAATATAAAACATGTCATCCGAAATAAAAAATTTAAAAGATTTACAAAACACAGAATATTCATTAAAAAAATTATTTGATGATGCAGAAGATTTCCTTCCGTTATTAGGAACCGATTATGTTGAATTATATGTTGGAAATGCAAAGCAATCTGCTCATTTTTATAAAACAGCTTTTGGTTTTCAGTCTGATGCCTATGCAGGTTTAGAAACAGGCATGAAAGACCGTGTTTCTTATGTATTAAAACAAGATAAAATAAGACTGGTTTTAACAACTTCATTAAAAGAAGGAGGTGAAATTAATGAGCATATTAACAAACACGGAGATGGTGTAAAAATAGTTGCTCTTTGGGTTGAAGACGCTACAAAATCTTGGGAAGAAACAACTAAAAGGGGCGCAAAATCTTTTATGGAACCAACACGAGAAGACGATGGTGATAATGGCTATGTTATTCGTTCTGGTATTCATACATACGGAGATACTATTCACCTTTTTGTTGAAAGAAAAAATTATACAGGTGTATTTTTACCAAACTTTAAAAAATGGGAATCTCATTACAACCCAAGTCCTGTAGGTTTAAAATTTATAGACCACATGGTAGGTAATGTAGGCTGGGATGAAATGAATAAATGGTGTGAGTTTTATGCAAAAGTTATGGGGTTTGCACAAATAATTTCTTTTGATGATAAAGATATATCTACAGAATACACGGCTTTAATGAGTAAAGTAATGTCTAACGGTAACGGACGTATAAAATTCCCAATTAATGAACCAGCCGAAGGAAAAAGAAAATCTCAAATTGAAGAATATATCGATTTTTATAATGGTCCAGGTATTCAACATATTGCAGTTGCAACAAATGATATAGTTGCAACAGTTTCAGAAATGAAAAATAGGGGTGTCGAATTTTTATACGTTCCTGAAAACTATTACGACGATTTAATAGAGCGTGTTGGTAACATTGATGAGAATGTTGAAGTTCTAAAAAAACATGGTATTTTAATAGACAGAGATGACGAAGGTTATTTATTGCAATTATTCACAAAACCAGTTGTAGATAGACCAACCATGTTTTTTGAAATAATTCAACGAAAAGGGGCTCAGTCATTTGGTAAAGGAAATTTCAAAGCTTTATTTGAAGCTATTGAAAGAGAGCAAGAAAATAGAGGTACGTTATAATTTTATTTAATGAGTAAAAAATCTGAACATAAATTAAAATTAAACCGTGTAACAAAGAGGTTACCAAATCATTTACGGAAGTTTATTGTAAAACAACCTTACGAAGAATATACAGCACAAAATCATGCTGTATGGAGGTATGTAATGCGTTTAAACATAGACTATTTAAAGAATGCAGCTCATAGTTATTATTTAGAAGGACTAGAAAAAGCAGGCATCTCAACAGATTATATTCCTAAAATGGAAGGAATGAATCGAATCTTAAAAGAAATTGGTTGGGCTGCTGTTTCCGTTGATGGATTTATTCCTCCCAATGCCTTTATGGAATTTCAGGCGTACAACGTATTGGTTATTGCTTCAGATATTAGAACCATAGAACATATAGAATATACGCCTGCACCAGATATTATTCATGAAGCCGCTGGACATGCACCAATCATTGCAAACTCTGAATATGCTGAATATTTAAGACGCTTTGGTGAAATTGGAAGTAAAGCCATATCTTCTGAAAAAGATTATGAAATGTATGAAGCCGTACGGCATTTATCTATTATAAAAGAAGATCCAACAACACCTGCTGAAGACATTGAAAAAGCGACAAAAGTAGTTAACGATCTTCAAAATAATATTGGAGAATTATCTGAAATGGCTCAAATTAGAAATCTACATTGGTGGACTGTAGAATATGGTTTAATTGGCACATTAGAAAACCCAAAAATTTATGGAGCAGGCTTATTATCTTCAATTGGAGAAAGTAAAAATTACTTAAATAAAGACATAAAAAAATTACCGTATTCCATAGAAGCAGCAACAATTAATTTTGATATTACAAAACCCCAACCACAATTATTTGTAACACCAAATTTTGCACATTTAAGTTATGTGCTCGAAAAGTTTGCTAATACAATGGCTTTAAGAAAAGGCGGATTAGAAGGTGTTGAAAAATTAATTCAATCCCAAAATATTGGAACTATAGAATTGAGTACTGGAATTCAAATTTCAGGAAAATTCTCGAACGTAATTAGTCATCAAAATAAACCCATTTATATTCAAACAATTGGCAAAACAGCATTAGCTTCAAGAGATAA
The nucleotide sequence above comes from Flavobacteriaceae bacterium HL-DH10. Encoded proteins:
- the hppD gene encoding 4-hydroxyphenylpyruvate dioxygenase yields the protein MSSEIKNLKDLQNTEYSLKKLFDDAEDFLPLLGTDYVELYVGNAKQSAHFYKTAFGFQSDAYAGLETGMKDRVSYVLKQDKIRLVLTTSLKEGGEINEHINKHGDGVKIVALWVEDATKSWEETTKRGAKSFMEPTREDDGDNGYVIRSGIHTYGDTIHLFVERKNYTGVFLPNFKKWESHYNPSPVGLKFIDHMVGNVGWDEMNKWCEFYAKVMGFAQIISFDDKDISTEYTALMSKVMSNGNGRIKFPINEPAEGKRKSQIEEYIDFYNGPGIQHIAVATNDIVATVSEMKNRGVEFLYVPENYYDDLIERVGNIDENVEVLKKHGILIDRDDEGYLLQLFTKPVVDRPTMFFEIIQRKGAQSFGKGNFKALFEAIEREQENRGTL
- the hisC gene encoding histidinol-phosphate transaminase, translated to MKTISKSIKSLFKPYLTVKNGYKGGKGISSTKENQKTYKLSSNENPIGTSPRALQAIKNALNDLHLYPDATDIRLREELVKSYNYQLDINQFICASSGSELIDLIIRAFIREGDEVIVSTPCFVPYKMFSTWSGATVIDVPLIKENYALDVNNIINAVTNKTRIIFLTSPNNPTGSYISKNKFESLMQQLPPNVVVVFDEVYWHFADAENYVRALNYVSKYPNLIAINSFSKTYGLASLRVGYSYMNIEVAAYLRQICKPFLITKLSLEAAIASLTDFSFIKQTVDTIQSEKIYLEEQFDKLGIQYYPTQANFYLITPPTTSNEFVHFLAQEGIAIRPVDNFGAVGKVRISIGTRDANEALVKALKKLKIVSLN
- the moaA gene encoding GTP 3',8-cyclase MoaA — encoded protein: MDNNKNILQDNFGRDHAYLRISLIERCNLRCSYCMPEEGVQLSPKSHLMTYEEIYDIAKTFVKHGVTKIRLTGGEPLIRKDIPIILEKLATLPVELSITSNAVIIDKFIDILKANKVKSINVSLDSLDKEKFKHITRRDQFEKVYNNILLLVKEGFKVKLNAVLMKDFNDNEIIDFINFTKDLPISVRFIEFMPFDGNKWDMSKMVSYAEVMQYVNAAFSETQIERLQDAPNDTSKNYKIKDYTGSFAIISSVTNPFCDSCNRLRLTANGQLKNCLFSSGESDLLTTLRAGKSIEPVIQKAVQAKFKIRGGMNTIEKLQEPKLHSKNRSMITIGG
- a CDS encoding homogentisate 1,2-dioxygenase produces the protein MARYHTLGKIPKKRHTAFAKSEGGLYQEELFGTAGFTGISSLLYHIHPPTVVSEIRDLGSIAPTIAIEKNMKALSFKGFSIKPEKDYLESRKTLFVNADLHIGLAAPIEFSKEYFYKNADADEMLFIHKGSGKLKTCYGLIDFKYGDYVIIPKGVIYQIDFDSEENRILYVESFEPIVTPKRYRNNFGQLLEHAPFCERDFKLPNNLETFDEKGAFKIKVKKQGNMWEYIYKNHPFDVVGWDGFHYPFAFSIHDFEPITGRIHMPPPIHQTWESAGFVVCSFVPRLYDYHPKSIPAPYHHSNIDSDELLYYVDGDFMSRNNIELGQLTLHPGGVPHGPHPGAIERSIGKKETQELAVMIDPFKPLSITEEALKLKVENYYKSWNTNN
- a CDS encoding Lrp/AsnC family transcriptional regulator, translated to MKTRLDKIDLKILEILQNDCRITTKKLAERLNLSPTPVFERIKKLEKEGYIDKYVALLNERKIGLKQTIFIGVKLKGHTRSYLQKFLNQVNDFKEVTECYQVSGNFDFLLKIVLADIDAYEIFVQTKLSLISELGNVHSYIAIKKGKCTTKLDLSSL
- a CDS encoding aromatic amino acid hydroxylase, with product MSKKSEHKLKLNRVTKRLPNHLRKFIVKQPYEEYTAQNHAVWRYVMRLNIDYLKNAAHSYYLEGLEKAGISTDYIPKMEGMNRILKEIGWAAVSVDGFIPPNAFMEFQAYNVLVIASDIRTIEHIEYTPAPDIIHEAAGHAPIIANSEYAEYLRRFGEIGSKAISSEKDYEMYEAVRHLSIIKEDPTTPAEDIEKATKVVNDLQNNIGELSEMAQIRNLHWWTVEYGLIGTLENPKIYGAGLLSSIGESKNYLNKDIKKLPYSIEAATINFDITKPQPQLFVTPNFAHLSYVLEKFANTMALRKGGLEGVEKLIQSQNIGTIELSTGIQISGKFSNVISHQNKPIYIQTIGKTALASRDKELIGHGTNNHSDGFGSPIGKLEGINLAIEDMSPKDLEVYGIYEGLTTELIFEGGIKVIGQIITGKRDLQGKILLISFKNCTVTYNDDVLFKPEWGIYDMAVGKEISSAFSGPASNESFENLYKVPKEKTHKISYSKEDKKLYSFYSEIRKIRESNSLDLNKIEKIFNEVSIEYPEEWLLLLEIYELVNTFKNDFSNKVLNKLKALKTNKKYKKLVEDGINLLSKNTIKQQ